Proteins from a single region of Haloplanus sp. GDY1:
- a CDS encoding acyl-CoA thioesterase, which yields MPTFEYETDIQVRFRDVDAMHHVNNAVYATYLEQARVDYYADVLGVGLDDIDTVLVNLEIDYRSEIELDDEVTVAMGVRSIGKSSVTMGYEVRVGDRVAATAETVQVYVDPDGDGARPLPAAWVDRMESRRAEAGG from the coding sequence ATGCCCACCTTCGAGTACGAGACGGACATCCAGGTGCGCTTTCGCGACGTGGACGCCATGCACCACGTCAACAACGCCGTCTACGCGACGTACCTCGAACAGGCGCGCGTCGACTACTACGCCGACGTCCTCGGCGTCGGCCTCGACGACATCGACACCGTCCTCGTCAACCTCGAGATCGACTACCGGAGCGAGATCGAACTCGACGACGAGGTGACCGTCGCCATGGGCGTACGCTCGATCGGGAAATCGAGCGTCACCATGGGCTACGAGGTACGGGTCGGCGACCGGGTGGCCGCCACCGCCGAGACGGTGCAGGTGTACGTCGATCCCGACGGCGACGGCGCCCGACCCCTGCCGGCGGCGTGGGTGGACCGGATGGAGTCCCGGCGGGCCGAGGCC
- a CDS encoding 3-hydroxyacyl-CoA dehydrogenase family protein, with the protein MAQTTPSTPAAVTVVGAGTMGHGLAVQFARHGASVSLVDHRQSNLDDARAGVDDALGFLESEGWLDDAPAAVGERIDYTLDLPAAAADAALVVESVSEDIDTKEAVFETLAASAPEEAVLATNTSGIPISDVGAAVPDVADRVVGCHWWNPPYLLPTVEVVRGEETSDETVERTAAFVEAVDREPIVVERDVPGFVWNRIQFAVLRECTHLVSEGVASLEDVERAVRDGYALRTAVVGPFETADLAGLDLFRTIAGNLYPHLSDAEDPGPLFEERLAAGRGGVADGAGFHEYDEEPEALLRRRNERVAAVLRALDD; encoded by the coding sequence ATGGCACAGACCACGCCGTCGACGCCCGCGGCGGTCACCGTCGTGGGCGCGGGGACGATGGGCCACGGCCTCGCGGTCCAGTTCGCCCGCCACGGGGCGTCCGTCTCGCTCGTCGACCACCGACAGTCGAACCTCGACGACGCACGCGCGGGCGTCGACGACGCCCTGGGCTTCCTCGAGTCGGAGGGGTGGCTCGACGACGCGCCCGCGGCCGTCGGCGAGCGGATCGACTACACGCTCGACCTCCCGGCGGCGGCCGCGGACGCGGCGCTCGTCGTCGAGAGCGTCTCGGAGGACATCGACACGAAGGAGGCGGTCTTCGAGACGCTGGCGGCGAGCGCGCCGGAGGAGGCCGTCCTCGCGACGAACACCTCGGGCATCCCCATCAGCGACGTCGGCGCGGCGGTGCCGGACGTCGCCGACCGGGTCGTCGGCTGTCACTGGTGGAACCCGCCCTACCTCCTCCCGACCGTCGAGGTGGTGCGGGGCGAGGAGACGAGCGACGAGACGGTCGAGCGGACGGCCGCGTTCGTCGAGGCCGTCGACCGCGAGCCGATCGTCGTCGAGCGCGACGTGCCGGGGTTCGTCTGGAACCGCATCCAGTTCGCCGTCCTCCGGGAGTGTACGCACCTCGTGAGCGAGGGCGTGGCCTCCCTCGAGGACGTCGAGCGGGCGGTCCGGGACGGCTACGCCCTGCGTACCGCCGTCGTCGGCCCGTTCGAGACGGCCGACCTCGCCGGCCTGGACCTGTTTCGGACCATCGCGGGGAATCTCTATCCACATCTGAGCGACGCGGAGGACCCGGGACCGCTCTTCGAGGAGCGCCTGGCGGCCGGTCGGGGCGGCGTCGCCGACGGCGCGGGCTTCCACGAGTACGACGAGGAGCCGGAGGCCCTGCTCCGGCGGCGCAACGAGCGCGTGGCGGCGGTGTTGCGCGCGCTGGACGACTAG
- a CDS encoding DUF7511 domain-containing protein, whose amino-acid sequence MNASHPDDAGPHVDVSDEGRLRSVVVTYEGSADRQTLYPPGATDAERLTHWLTADADAFQHLDEMR is encoded by the coding sequence ATGAACGCCTCCCACCCCGACGACGCCGGCCCCCACGTGGACGTCTCCGACGAGGGTCGCCTCCGGTCGGTCGTCGTCACGTACGAGGGGTCCGCGGACCGGCAGACGCTCTACCCGCCGGGTGCGACCGACGCCGAGCGGCTCACCCACTGGCTGACCGCCGACGCCGACGCCTTCCAGCACCTCGACGAGATGCGCTAG
- a CDS encoding MaoC family dehydratase, whose amino-acid sequence MTGCYYEEFEVGQTFEHDKRRTITESDNQRFCDMTMNQQPLHLDAEFAAGTEFGERIVNGLYTMSLAVGLTIPDTTDGTIVANLGYDDVEHPAPVRIGDTIHARTTVTDKRETEDGDRGVVTMHVEAFDADDRLVCAFDRTVLAEKRPS is encoded by the coding sequence AGTTCGAGGTGGGGCAGACCTTCGAACACGACAAGCGGCGGACGATCACCGAGAGCGACAACCAGCGCTTCTGCGACATGACGATGAACCAGCAGCCGCTCCACCTCGACGCCGAGTTCGCGGCCGGGACGGAGTTCGGCGAGCGCATCGTCAACGGGCTCTACACCATGAGCCTCGCGGTGGGACTCACGATTCCGGACACCACCGACGGCACCATCGTCGCCAACCTCGGTTACGACGACGTGGAACACCCGGCACCCGTCCGCATCGGCGACACCATCCACGCGCGGACCACCGTGACCGACAAACGGGAGACGGAGGACGGCGACCGGGGCGTCGTCACCATGCACGTCGAGGCGTTCGACGCCGACGACCGCCTCGTCTGTGCGTTCGACCGAACCGTCCTCGCCGAGAAGCGCCCGTCCTGA